In the genome of Primulina eburnea isolate SZY01 chromosome 13, ASM2296580v1, whole genome shotgun sequence, the window CTTGAATTCAACTGTACCTCATTTAGCAGTAGCTCCGTAAATGAATGTGAACCTCGTCTATCTTCCATTTGATATGCTCGGTTACCTTGGATGTGATCGGTATCCCTCTTCATGAATTGGAATCCCATTATATATCTGTATTCTCCTGTTCCTAGACAACGATCACAGTACCCAAGACCGCTTCCTCCACAGCTCCTGCACCTGTGAAGATCGATTAAGAAGAGGTGACAGGTAGAAGACAGGAAAAATGAACTTGAGATTGATTCCAGGGAAACACGTTGTGGTTTCTTTGCCTTACCATTTTGGCCATTCTCCTTTGGGAAGCACGGTCAATTGGACATGATTTGTCCTCCCTGACGTATCGACACCACACAAGATTCATGAGAAATAGAACTGTGAATTGAGTCTATTGAAAACCAGATAGCTCTGTAGGAATCTAAGCTCAATCAAAATTCATTatcttttcttttaaataaagcATCCTGCTAATAGTGGCCTTCCACCGAAATGAAACTAATTACTTACTGCATGTGAAAAACCCAAAATATTGATATTTTCGTGCCTCTCTCTCCCTCTCATACACATGGGCATAAGTAGAAAACAGAATGAAAGAGAGCAGTAAATAGCTACCTCTACCATGACATTCGTGACAATCAACTCTACCGCTTCCTCTGCAAACAACACAAGGTGGATCGGGgaattttcttttttctatacgAACATTTGACTGCATTAATCAGTTGCATTAGACAACAAAAAACATGCATTTATATTATTTCGGATAAACATCTTCTTAGTGTTGTTATATCTAAGAAAGCTGAAGATTTGTATTTGGATCGTTCTTGCCACAATCAATATTCTATTTCAACCCAAGAAGTAGATTcgtatatattaaaaaaaacaaccaATCCATTCAGGAGCCGATCCAAGACAATAAAagcattaaaaaaaatcaaattttacttTTACATTTTCTAAAATTGTCTGAAAAGAAGTTCAATCCCCggaaagaaaaaattaaaatttgaagtcaaatttatttagaaaatcagCTCAAATCACCCTGCTATGACTGATAAAAGACTTACCAAACAGTtaaaaaaacacaaatttaTGCGATAAATTGTTTCATCTCTCGCCACTTCCCTCAGCAAAGTATGAGCTACTACCACTAATTGAAACCGAGAAACGAAAAGGGAAAAGGGAAGGAGAGAAAGCTGCAGAAATAATCGACGATGCCTGAGTACTGACGATCCAGGAAGGCTTGGCTACGGAAAGAAGCGGAGTCGCAGCTGCCCGAGAACTTCGACTACCATCAACTCCGGCATCACACCTGACTATCGTTAGTAGATTCGCCGGTTTCGAGATCAGTGGCGTACTTTGCATGATGGAAATCGGAGGCGGGACCACTGCTCCCGGCGAGGGCTGCGTGACTCAACAAGGCTGGTTGGGATATTGGTTCGGATTTAATTGGAGTGTGAACCGGACCGATATCCGAAAAAGATACGACCGGAAGAACCATATCCGGGTCAAGTCATGGGCAAACGATCAGGGTCGGGCCACCGCATGTACCATTGTAAAATTTCTTTTGAATAGAAATAAACTTCTAAAATTCTCCATTAAATCATTAATTATGATATCTTTGTATCTATCGACTGTCAAAATATAGTAGATGACTTATAGTAAATCATGCATCAAAGTCTCAATTTTGATTCGGGGAAAAAAATCCAATGCAACATTCTCGATAACATTTATAAGTAATAAACTgtaatttgttttaatttttgcACAATCATGTGATAAATTTCTATTAGTGAAAGAAATATTGTCACAcaaaaatattacaaaatttGTTTAAGATGAGATATCAAGTTCGAAATATGATGATAACAAATGACTCAAAAACGATGTTACGGATATGATTAACACAATGGGCCTCACTTAATATCGAGTTTTTACTCCACAATAGTCTAAGTATATGTATAAAAACGTTATTGGATCAGGGAAAGGTTGATCCGGAACAAAGTGGCCTTTAATGGTTTCCGAGTTGGGTCCATAACAGATTCATGATTGAAGCCCAAGACCAAATCAAGTAAACCACGCCACTTTATTTTTATTCTCTTTCGCATTCCTTGTCGATTGTAATGTGTGTTTTTGTTGTTTGATGCCCCGTGACCCAATTTATGAGCAAATTAATATTGAGTAGAGTCTTTATTTGTGATACAGGTCGACTCAATCTAtacatatgaaaaaaaaaatacttgtaatataaatagaatattttttcattagttAAGTTGAGTTGGAGATTCGTCTAATAAAATTGATTTGTAATTTGGTTTCACGATAGTTTGTCATTAATATATTCATTTGTTAGTTGGATACACGCCATGTATATAATATGACCTTTGGTTCTTTCATGGTATCGATATAAATATCGACTGGTTTTCTAGGTAAAATTTATTGCAAAACACATCCCCCCACCTTCAATTCATCAATAAAATATGTATGACTAAAAACATCAAATTCAATATACATGTGACCTATTctctcaaaataaaaaataaaaagaagaaTAAAACTTTCTGGCTTGGGATTCCAATACAAAACTTATTGTTCACCAGTAGCATTTGTTGGGATTTATTTTCGATCTTTAAATCCATATTTATGAGTCCTGCCGGAAGCAGCAAGTAGCGAGCTTTTTTTcacattatttattaatttatatatatttcatcTCCCCCAAAAGATCCTTAAAAAGGAGGACAAAGCCACGAAAATGAACATTTGATGGTGGACCATGCGGTGCATGTGATGATACTAGTTTCGATTCTGTTTTCTGAATTCAATTACCCATTAATTCTTGTTGGAGCGACTGTTTTAATTTTGAcctgatccaaccaaaatttTTAACCCTTCATCAAAA includes:
- the LOC140809031 gene encoding uncharacterized protein — translated: MQSTPLISKPANLLTIVRCDAGVDGSRSSRAAATPLLSVAKPSWIVSTQSNVRIEKRKFPDPPCVVCRGSGRVDCHECHGRGRTNHVQLTVLPKGEWPKWCRSCGGSGLGYCDRCLGTGEYRYIMGFQFMKRDTDHIQGNRAYQMEDRRGSHSFTELLLNEVQLNSSAEN